One window from the genome of Eucalyptus grandis isolate ANBG69807.140 chromosome 7, ASM1654582v1, whole genome shotgun sequence encodes:
- the LOC104452529 gene encoding LOW QUALITY PROTEIN: dirigent protein 23 (The sequence of the model RefSeq protein was modified relative to this genomic sequence to represent the inferred CDS: inserted 1 base in 1 codon), with translation MAKPGLTAMVVAALALVVAMVATLAHAEADDPKKVDAWFNGLSHADRKTTRLHFYFHDTLSGRNPTAVRVAEATMTEKSPTLFGVVNMIDDPLTEGPEPESPLVGRAQGFYGSVGLESMALHMNMNLVFTTPEYNGSTLSILGHNPALETYRXGGTGVFRLASGVVTAKTYFLNLTTGDAVVEYKVIALHY, from the exons ATGGCGAAGCCAGGTTTAACGGCAATGGTGGTGGCAGCTCTTGCTCTGGTGGTGGCAATGGTGGCGACACTTGCCCATGCCGAGGCGGATGACCCCAAGAAGGTGGACGCCTGGTTCAATGGGCTTAGCCATGCCGATCGCAAGACCACACGCCTCCACTTCTACTTCCACGACACGCTCTCTGGCAGGAACCCCACGGCAGTGCGCGTTGCCGAGGCCACGATGACCGAGAAGTCCCCGACGCTTTTTGGGGTGGTCAACATGATCGACGACCCACTGACCGAGGGGCCTGAGCCGGAGTCCCCCCTCGTTGGCCGGGCACAGGGGTTCTATGGCTCAGTTGGGCTCGAGTCGATGGCCCTGCACATGAACATGAACCTCGTATTCACGACCCCGGAGTACAACGGCAGCACCCTGAGCATATTGGGCCACAACCCGGCACTCGAGACCTATC CCGGTGGGACCGGCGTTTTCCGGCTGGCAAGTGGGGTCGTGACGGCGAAGACGTACTTTCTCAACCTCACCACCGGCGATGCTGTAGTTGAATATAAGGTCATAGCTTTGCATTACTAG
- the LOC120295786 gene encoding F-box protein SKIP22-like has product MPADRFHLSDQWPSTAFTMTLQYSLPELVARTQGLHVSESVVLKFESLGHFISVYGRLAKAKLALRRVCLNERRFAPIIDVMRVKGDDNVGVNEDGGSLNLSSEKQVFEFWKIIKDGLALPLLIDLTERVGLPLPSCFTCLPTELKLRIFELLPGIDLARVGCVSSELRYLASDNDLWKQKYVEEFG; this is encoded by the coding sequence ATGCCTGCCGATCGGTTTCATCTCTCCGATCAATGGCCTTCCACGGCGTTTACGATGACGTTGCAGTACAGTCTGCCTGAGCTTGTGGCTAGGACGCAGGGTCTGCATGTATCTGAGAGTGTTGTACTGAAGTTTGAGAGTTTAGGTCACTTTATAAGTGTCTATGGGCGTCTGGCTAAAGCCAAGTTGGCGTTGCGTAGAGTCTGTTTGAACGAGCGCAGATTTGCTCCTATTATAGACGTGATGAGGGTGAAAGGCGATGACAATGTGGGAGTGAATGAGGATGGTGGATCTTTGAATTTGAGTTCTGAAAAACAAGTTTTTGAGTTTTGGAAGATTATAAAAGATGGTTTGGCATTGCCGCTGTTGATAGACCTAACTGAAAGAGTCGGTTTGCCGCTTCCATCTTGCTTCACATGCCTTCCAACGGAACTGAAGCTCAGGATTTTCGAATTGCTTCCTGGAATTGACCTTGCAAGGGTAGGGTGTGTATCTTCTGAACTACGGTATTTGGCATCCGATAATGATTTGTGGAAGCAGAAGTATGTTGAGGAGTTTGGCTAG
- the LOC104452531 gene encoding dirigent protein 23 has translation MAKPGLLAMVVTALALVVAALALVVAMVAKHARAEADDPGKVDAWFNGLSHADRKTTRLHFYFHDTLSGRNPTAVRVAEATMTDKSPTGFGVVNMIDDPLTEGPEPESPLVGRAQGIYGSVGLESVALHMNMNLVFTTPEYNGSTLSILGHNPALETYREMPIVGGTGIFRLASGVVTAKTSFLNLTTGDAVVEYKVIALHY, from the coding sequence ATGGCGAAGCCAGGTTTACTGGCAATGGTGGTGACAGCTCTTGCTCTGGTGGTGGCAGCTCTTGCTCTGGTGGTGGCCATGGTGGCGAAACACGCCCGTGCCGAGGCGGATGACCCCGGGAAGGTGGACGCCTGGTTCAATGGGCTTAGCCATGCCGATCGCAAGACCACACGCCTCCACTTCTACTTCCACGACACGCTCTCTGGCAGGAACCCCACGGCAGTGCGCGTTGCCGAGGCCACGATGACCGACAAGTCCCCGACGGGTTTCGGGGTGGTCAACATGATCGACGACCCGCTGACCGAGGGCCCTGAGCCAGAGTCCCCCCTTGTTGGCCGGGCACAGGGGATCTATGGCTCAGTTGGGCTCGAGTCGGTGGCCCTGCACATGAACATGAACCTCGTATTCACGACCCCGGAGTACAACGGCAGCACCCTGAGCATATTGGGCCACAACCCGGCACTCGAGACCTATCGGGAGATGCCTATCGTCGGTGGGACCGGCATTTTCCGGCTGGCAAGTGGGGTCGTGACGGCGAAGACGTCCTTTCTCAACCTCACCACCGGCGATGCTGTAGTTGAATACAAGGTCATAGCTTTGCATTACTAG